In a genomic window of Chloroflexota bacterium:
- a CDS encoding haloacid dehalogenase, with protein MAQRQPSASSESTILFWLRGPKKKERDLERLGNITEQIQAYFEAKNATREQALTRSRELTRCCALAIRALHRAEYNKAADLLATAKAAAQRMSSDLRDHPDLYYSGYTQDALKEFAEATITWALLTDAPLPTPDELDVPPATYLNGLGEAMGEVRRYVLDVIRRGEIDRCEAMLQVMEEVYSTLVTIDYPDVITGGLRRTTDMVRGVLERTRGDLTMAARQEALRSALRDFESTLRQAEYPLEKEPAAGADNG; from the coding sequence ATGGCCCAAAGACAACCATCGGCTTCGAGCGAAAGTACAATCCTTTTCTGGCTTAGAGGTCCGAAGAAAAAGGAGCGCGACTTGGAACGGTTGGGGAATATCACGGAGCAAATTCAGGCGTATTTCGAAGCGAAGAATGCCACACGTGAGCAAGCGCTGACGCGCTCACGCGAATTGACTAGATGCTGTGCCCTTGCCATTCGTGCACTACATCGCGCTGAGTATAACAAGGCAGCGGATTTGCTGGCTACGGCGAAGGCGGCAGCACAACGCATGTCCAGTGATCTGCGCGATCATCCTGATCTGTACTATAGTGGATATACACAGGATGCGCTGAAAGAGTTTGCTGAGGCCACTATCACCTGGGCGCTCCTCACGGATGCGCCGTTGCCCACCCCCGATGAGTTAGATGTACCACCGGCTACTTATCTCAATGGTCTGGGGGAGGCGATGGGTGAAGTGCGACGCTATGTCCTGGATGTCATTCGCAGAGGTGAGATTGACCGCTGTGAAGCGATGCTACAGGTGATGGAAGAGGTGTATAGCACGCTTGTGACCATTGATTACCCCGATGTCATCACTGGTGGTCTGCGACGTACTACAGATATGGTTCGTGGAGTTCTAGAACGCACACGCGGTGATCTGACCATGGCTGCGCGTCAGGAGGCTCTGCGGAGTGCGCTACGGGACTTTGAGAGTACTTTGCGGCAGGCAGAATACCCTTTGGAAAAAGAACCAGCAGCAGGTGCGGACAATGGATGA
- a CDS encoding L,D-transpeptidase family protein, with protein sequence MLRKWCFLALALLVVVGCSLDPGNPGHSPTLSMQPTATVEPSPLPSPTFTATLTPSPTPTMTLTPSPIPTLGPEASFERFILIDQDTQTMYVYEDGVKIRTIPVSTGNPEDKTTMTPAWEGEVGKYVGTFFSFGTWADDAWYLFDHYGAVLIHGAPYLKENGEKIYQDLDALGVRPVSHGCIRLPPEEAKWFSEWGPQGAHIIILPLTKRP encoded by the coding sequence ATGCTCAGGAAATGGTGCTTTCTCGCTCTAGCTCTGCTTGTTGTGGTCGGGTGTAGCTTGGATCCGGGTAACCCTGGGCATTCTCCTACCTTGTCAATGCAGCCTACTGCTACCGTTGAACCCTCACCGCTGCCCAGTCCTACGTTTACGGCCACGCTAACGCCGTCGCCTACACCCACCATGACGCTGACGCCATCTCCAATCCCTACTCTTGGGCCGGAGGCTTCTTTCGAGCGTTTCATCTTGATCGATCAGGATACGCAAACAATGTATGTTTACGAGGATGGTGTCAAAATCCGCACGATACCGGTCAGCACAGGTAATCCGGAGGATAAGACGACCATGACGCCAGCCTGGGAAGGAGAAGTAGGCAAATATGTAGGCACCTTCTTCTCCTTCGGAACGTGGGCTGATGATGCCTGGTATTTGTTCGATCACTATGGCGCTGTTTTGATCCATGGTGCCCCCTATCTGAAGGAAAACGGGGAAAAGATCTATCAAGACTTGGATGCCTTGGGTGTGCGACCCGTGTCCCATGGCTGTATCCGATTGCCACCCGAAGAAGCCAAGTGGTTTTCAGAGTGGGGGCCTCAAGGGGCCCACATCATCATTTTGCCTCTTACGAAAAGGCCGTAA
- a CDS encoding Dna2/Cas4 domain-containing protein, with translation MLWLLLALLLAVAGACLLLYTRRQRLAAGLPTGQIVYADTGAWQCCERPLFSPRYRLAGKPDYLVKEHGQIVPVEVKPGRRAAEPYEGDILQLAAYCLLVEEEYGERPRYGYLKYHQAVFRIDYTEEVRHYLLSKLEAMRHDLRAPDVAPSHDEPQRCLRCGHRYACHRRLA, from the coding sequence ATGCTCTGGTTGCTTCTTGCCCTTTTGTTAGCCGTGGCAGGAGCGTGTTTACTCCTCTATACCCGCAGACAGAGGCTAGCGGCCGGTTTGCCGACAGGCCAGATCGTGTATGCAGATACGGGTGCCTGGCAGTGTTGTGAACGCCCATTGTTTTCGCCGCGGTATCGCCTTGCCGGCAAACCAGACTACCTGGTGAAGGAACATGGTCAGATTGTGCCCGTGGAAGTGAAGCCTGGGCGTCGCGCTGCTGAACCATATGAGGGGGATATCCTGCAGTTGGCGGCTTATTGCCTGTTGGTAGAGGAAGAATATGGAGAGCGCCCGCGTTACGGCTACCTCAAGTATCACCAGGCAGTTTTTCGCATTGACTATACAGAGGAAGTGCGTCACTACCTATTGTCCAAACTGGAAGCAATGCGTCATGATTTGCGTGCACCAGATGTTGCCCCAAGCCACGACGAGCCCCAGCGTTGCCTGCGTTGTGGACATCGGTATGCCTGCCACAGGCGTTTGGCTTGA
- a CDS encoding MBL fold metallo-hydrolase, translating into MIVELLVVGPLQTNCYIVADENTKEGIVIDPGGDGAHILRTVQQMKLNIKLVVNTHGHFDHIMANKEVIEGTDASLAIHPKDADMLTNPLRSFAVFVGKVHPSPPATLLLEEGATVEFGSVRLHVLHTPGHSPGSISLWSPEEKVIFSGDALFNLGIGRTDFPGGSMRVLLQSIRDKLFTLPDDTVVYPGHGPKTTIGFERKYNPFLA; encoded by the coding sequence TTGATCGTCGAACTGCTTGTCGTTGGACCATTGCAGACTAATTGTTATATTGTTGCTGACGAGAATACAAAAGAAGGCATTGTCATTGACCCAGGTGGAGATGGCGCTCACATTTTGCGCACTGTGCAACAGATGAAGCTGAATATCAAATTGGTTGTCAATACACACGGCCACTTTGATCACATCATGGCTAATAAGGAAGTGATAGAAGGGACAGACGCTTCTTTGGCTATCCATCCCAAAGACGCGGACATGTTAACCAATCCCCTGCGCAGTTTTGCCGTGTTTGTCGGCAAAGTTCATCCCAGCCCGCCGGCGACGTTGTTGCTCGAGGAGGGAGCAACCGTGGAATTTGGTTCGGTCCGGTTACATGTATTGCACACACCCGGGCATTCACCTGGAAGCATTAGTCTGTGGAGTCCGGAGGAGAAGGTGATTTTCAGTGGCGACGCGCTGTTTAATCTAGGCATTGGCCGTACGGACTTTCCTGGGGGGAGCATGCGGGTTCTACTACAATCCATCAGAGACAAGTTATTCACCCTGCCCGATGATACGGTTGTCTATCCCGGCCATGGCCCAAAGACAACCATCGGCTTCGAGCGAAAGTACAATCCTTTTCTGGCTTAG